In the genome of Ignavibacteria bacterium, one region contains:
- the purN gene encoding phosphoribosylglycinamide formyltransferase has protein sequence MNICVLASGKGSNFNNILKKISEGFLKSKVVLLISDKPDSYAVQIARENGIPVEIINKDLFPDSKNYEDVFLNFLNEHNIDLIVMAGYIKKLPDSVVDKYEHKIINIHPSLLPAYGGKGMYGMNVHRAVINAGEKHSGITIHYVTRDYDSGEIIFQKTIDVENDDENSLMEKIQALEYKYYPEVIRLFEEGKIKTTLTHPVSG, from the coding sequence TTGAATATCTGTGTTTTAGCGTCCGGCAAGGGCTCGAACTTTAATAACATTTTAAAAAAAATTTCGGAAGGTTTTCTTAAATCAAAAGTTGTGCTTTTGATTTCTGATAAACCCGATTCTTACGCAGTACAAATCGCTCGCGAAAACGGCATTCCTGTCGAAATAATTAATAAAGATTTATTTCCTGATTCAAAAAACTATGAAGATGTTTTTCTGAATTTTCTGAATGAACATAACATAGATTTAATCGTTATGGCGGGTTATATCAAAAAACTTCCTGATTCTGTCGTGGATAAATATGAACATAAAATAATAAACATCCATCCATCGCTTTTGCCTGCATACGGGGGAAAAGGAATGTATGGAATGAATGTTCATCGTGCTGTTATAAATGCCGGGGAGAAGCATTCCGGAATTACCATACATTATGTTACACGCGATTATGATTCAGGTGAAATTATTTTTCAGAAAACAATAGATGTAGAAAATGATGATGAAAACTCTTTGATGGAAAAGATTCAAGCATTGGAATATAAATATTATCCTGAGGTGATAAGATTATTTGAAGAAGGAAAAATTAAAACAACTTTAACACACCCCGTCTCCGGCTGA
- a CDS encoding T9SS type A sorting domain-containing protein — MEKREIQILISFFFIYLTFSCNDLSAQNNNYFPLSVGNKFVYTYQQTGTPPIVTHTLVTKDSIINTKKYFYCSGIFNLWLRVDSIDGNLYAFKNGDTCLHHINEILMDSLRIMKGIAHSCYYLSQNGTNGDSILFGIQNNIKTFNFYIMIPGGGILHKRIYSQKFGLFLDETNTSSYSERLNLKGCYIDGILYGDTSMPSIIIKLNSFVKNFSLSQNYPNPFNPQTKIRFAIPVNSKNALVNIKIYDIVGKEVAKIVNETLTDGEYEVTFNGSNLPSGIYFYSLNIDGQFIDSKKMMLIK, encoded by the coding sequence ATGGAAAAACGAGAAATACAAATCTTAATATCATTTTTTTTTATTTACCTAACATTTAGTTGTAATGATTTAAGTGCTCAAAACAACAATTATTTTCCTCTTTCTGTGGGCAATAAATTTGTGTACACTTACCAACAAACTGGGACGCCTCCTATTGTAACACATACATTAGTTACAAAAGACTCAATTATTAACACAAAAAAATATTTCTATTGTTCAGGAATTTTTAATTTATGGTTACGAGTAGACAGTATTGATGGGAATTTATATGCATTTAAAAATGGAGACACTTGTTTACATCATATAAATGAGATTTTAATGGATAGTTTGAGAATTATGAAAGGTATTGCGCACTCTTGTTATTATTTATCCCAAAATGGGACTAATGGTGATTCTATCCTTTTCGGAATACAAAATAATATAAAAACATTTAATTTTTATATTATGATTCCGGGAGGCGGGATATTACATAAAAGAATTTATTCTCAAAAATTTGGATTATTTCTTGATGAGACTAATACCTCTTCCTACAGTGAAAGATTGAATCTAAAAGGATGTTATATTGATGGTATATTATATGGTGATACTAGTATGCCTTCTATAATAATTAAATTAAATTCCTTTGTTAAAAACTTCTCCCTTTCCCAAAACTACCCCAATCCTTTCAATCCGCAGACAAAGATAAGATTTGCAATTCCTGTTAATTCCAAGAATGCATTGGTGAACATTAAAATTTATGATATTGTGGGGAAAGAAGTTGCTAAGATTGTTAATGAAACTTTAACTGATGGAGAATATGAAGTAACATTTAATGGAAGCAATTTACCGTCCGGAATTTATTTTTATAGCTTGAATATAGACGGACAGTTTATTGATTCAAAAAAAATGATGTTGATAAAATAA
- a CDS encoding TonB-dependent receptor plug domain-containing protein: protein MPFFVLLSFVCTLNIQAQTDTSNSKDSTKFTTEEIKVEANRQAQNDLRTSMMNIDPKGVKILPGAIEDVLRSLRSLPGVSSPHDFTSQLIIRGSGPDQNLIIMDDVEIFNPYRLYGLVSMFNPETVNDITLITGGFPSMYGDRLSAVLDVKNREGDKNYSFAGITNVNIANANIILEGRNPFKIPGSWLVSTRRTYYDLILGPFAKNAGLVDEDSSFPSFEDLQFRLTFGNFGKHKFFINGIFSKDGVAIIPGKDRNNPDSVQVNDVTKNDVVSASWHYLPNANFLSKTTASWYRNSGENEFEGDILDPLIDGENLSPAQRDSLKQIGALLGIEFDSKYFFRKYSLSNKNEYLDRNKNKFEFGAGVDMVTTDLTYRLRMDDRFRAIIQSFPNSNALLDDFSIDGNNNYKANGYAQVRLKAGDNFFYQPSVRVDYYSLLKKIYVSPRINFGYIIDPLTTIRTSAGLYYQSPGYEKLIDGQTFFTITPEIGENLKAERSMHFVLGVDRWIDNEWHAKVEGYYKKFDNLIVQERIRSARYEYYLADPTSTDPVYIKDPKNWIKSSTEIPYDSLTTNPVNIGNGNAYGFEVSLEKKYVNSKTKFYGWVNYSMSFANRQSYGLEKPFRFDQRHMVNVVLNYRVNSWLEFGARWSYASGFPFTYPVGITPRVYNDSIIVNPITQEVIFNLDFGGDANKYSSHKPDYHRLDLRFTAYTKFWNADWSFYLDVMNVYNRTNMLGYNFDLTDNLIITRKTVAMIPILPTIGFSARF, encoded by the coding sequence ATGCCGTTTTTCGTTTTACTTTCATTTGTTTGCACCCTCAATATTCAGGCACAAACAGACACTTCTAATTCCAAAGATTCCACAAAATTCACAACCGAAGAGATAAAAGTTGAAGCCAATAGGCAAGCGCAAAATGACTTGCGAACGAGTATGATGAACATAGACCCAAAAGGTGTCAAAATTTTGCCCGGTGCAATTGAAGATGTGCTGCGGTCTTTGCGTTCACTCCCTGGTGTTTCCTCGCCTCATGATTTTACCTCGCAGTTGATAATCCGCGGTTCAGGACCTGACCAAAATTTAATTATCATGGATGATGTTGAGATTTTTAACCCTTATAGATTATATGGCTTAGTCAGTATGTTCAATCCTGAAACTGTAAATGATATAACTCTTATAACCGGAGGATTTCCTTCTATGTATGGAGACAGGTTGTCTGCAGTGCTCGACGTGAAAAATAGGGAAGGCGATAAAAACTATTCTTTCGCGGGTATAACAAATGTGAATATAGCTAATGCAAATATTATTCTTGAGGGCAGAAACCCTTTTAAGATTCCGGGCTCGTGGCTGGTTTCAACAAGAAGAACATATTATGATTTAATTCTCGGACCATTTGCAAAGAATGCAGGACTTGTTGATGAAGATTCTTCTTTTCCGTCGTTTGAGGATTTGCAATTCAGACTAACCTTTGGAAATTTCGGAAAACATAAATTTTTTATTAACGGGATTTTCTCAAAAGACGGTGTTGCTATTATACCCGGAAAAGACAGAAATAATCCCGACAGCGTTCAGGTAAATGACGTCACAAAAAACGATGTGGTTTCGGCATCATGGCATTATCTTCCGAATGCGAATTTTTTATCTAAAACAACAGCATCTTGGTACAGAAACTCAGGCGAAAACGAGTTTGAAGGAGATATACTTGACCCGTTAATAGATGGAGAAAATTTATCACCCGCACAGCGCGACAGCTTAAAACAAATCGGCGCACTTCTCGGAATAGAATTTGATTCAAAATATTTCTTCAGAAAATATTCATTGTCAAATAAAAATGAATATCTAGACAGAAACAAAAACAAGTTTGAATTTGGCGCGGGTGTTGATATGGTGACTACGGATTTGACATATAGACTGCGAATGGATGACCGTTTCAGGGCAATTATTCAAAGCTTTCCAAACTCAAATGCTCTGCTTGATGATTTTTCTATTGACGGCAACAACAATTACAAAGCAAACGGCTATGCGCAGGTGCGCCTGAAAGCAGGTGATAATTTTTTCTATCAACCTTCAGTCAGAGTTGATTATTATTCATTGCTAAAGAAAATTTATGTTTCACCAAGAATAAATTTCGGATATATTATTGACCCGCTTACGACAATAAGAACATCGGCAGGACTATACTATCAATCTCCGGGTTATGAAAAACTTATCGATGGGCAGACTTTTTTTACTATTACTCCTGAAATAGGTGAGAACCTTAAAGCTGAAAGGTCCATGCATTTTGTTCTTGGAGTTGACAGGTGGATTGACAATGAATGGCACGCAAAGGTTGAAGGATATTATAAAAAATTTGATAATCTTATTGTTCAGGAAAGAATTCGTTCTGCAAGGTATGAATATTATCTTGCTGACCCCACGAGCACTGACCCTGTTTATATAAAAGACCCTAAAAACTGGATAAAAAGTTCAACTGAAATCCCTTACGATTCTTTAACGACCAATCCAGTAAATATCGGAAATGGGAATGCGTATGGCTTTGAGGTAAGTCTTGAGAAGAAATATGTTAATTCCAAAACCAAATTTTATGGATGGGTGAATTACTCTATGTCTTTTGCAAATCGTCAGAGTTATGGTTTGGAAAAACCTTTCAGGTTTGACCAGCGGCATATGGTGAATGTTGTTTTAAATTATCGTGTGAATTCATGGCTTGAATTCGGAGCGAGATGGTCTTACGCAAGCGGATTTCCGTTCACATATCCGGTCGGAATCACACCGCGTGTTTATAATGACAGTATAATAGTTAATCCGATTACTCAAGAAGTTATATTTAATCTTGATTTCGGAGGAGATGCCAACAAATACTCATCACATAAACCCGATTATCACCGTCTTGACCTGCGTTTTACTGCTTATACCAAATTCTGGAACGCCGATTGGTCGTTCTACCTTGATGTAATGAACGTTTATAACCGCACGAATATGCTGGGATATAATTTCGACTTAACAGACAACCTGATAATCACACGCAAAACCGTCGCAATGATTCCCATTCTCCCAACCATAGGTTTCAGCGCAAGGTTTTGA
- a CDS encoding dipeptide ABC transporter ATP-binding protein, with protein MSDTLLEVKNLQKFFPIKKGLFSKTIGYVKAVDDVSFTIKRGQTLGLVGESGCGKTTVGRSILRLIEPTGGEVYFDGKNITAMSQDELKDMRKQMQIIFQDPYSSLNPRITVGGMLTEILKFHHIAEGAAAEKRVEELLEKVGLRKIHARRYPHEFSGGQRQRIGIARALSVEPKFIVCDEPVSALDVSIQSQILNLLIELQKEMNLTYLFISHDLSVVEHISDNVSIMYLGKIVESAGVQNVYEHPKHPYTQALLSAAPVPDPEQKSSRIILKGDIPSPANVPSGCYFHPRCPKAFEDCPVISPVLAGEHQVRCLLYPESYPKTTAAA; from the coding sequence ATGTCAGATACACTTCTTGAAGTAAAAAACTTGCAGAAATTCTTTCCTATTAAAAAAGGTCTTTTCTCAAAAACAATTGGCTATGTAAAAGCCGTTGATGATGTTTCGTTCACTATAAAACGCGGGCAAACATTAGGGCTTGTTGGTGAATCCGGCTGCGGAAAAACTACTGTAGGAAGAAGTATTTTGCGATTAATCGAACCGACCGGGGGGGAAGTTTATTTTGACGGAAAGAATATAACCGCAATGTCTCAGGACGAGCTGAAAGATATGAGAAAGCAAATGCAGATTATTTTTCAGGACCCATATTCTTCACTGAACCCCAGAATAACAGTCGGGGGTATGTTGACAGAAATTTTAAAATTCCATCACATAGCTGAAGGAGCAGCCGCAGAAAAAAGAGTTGAAGAACTTCTTGAAAAAGTCGGATTAAGAAAAATTCATGCGAGAAGATATCCTCATGAGTTTTCAGGCGGACAAAGACAAAGAATCGGCATTGCACGTGCATTATCGGTTGAACCAAAGTTTATTGTTTGCGACGAACCGGTCTCGGCACTTGATGTTTCCATTCAATCTCAGATTTTAAATTTGTTAATTGAACTTCAAAAAGAAATGAACCTGACTTATCTTTTCATTTCGCATGACCTTTCAGTTGTTGAGCATATTTCCGATAACGTTTCGATTATGTATCTTGGAAAAATTGTGGAAAGTGCAGGAGTTCAAAATGTTTATGAACATCCAAAACATCCATATACGCAAGCTCTGCTTTCAGCCGCTCCTGTTCCCGACCCGGAACAGAAATCTTCCCGCATAATTCTTAAAGGGGACATTCCTTCTCCTGCAAACGTGCCTTCAGGATGCTATTTCCACCCGAGGTGCCCGAAAGCATTTGAAGATTGCCCGGTCATATCACCGGTTCTTGCAGGGGAGCATCAAGTAAGGTGTTTACTGTATCCTGAGTCTTACCCAAAAACTACTGCTGCTGCTTAA